In Ktedonobacterales bacterium, a single window of DNA contains:
- a CDS encoding GtrA family protein, with protein MLSSIDPLREVDDQEVDGTQAFYRFCYERLDAYSRGHAAEIMRLASFLIVGGLGTLVNLACVWVFSRYTTLPYDGYIVLATEIALLCNFLLNDRFTFHGLVDNQRPFWLRCVRFHGPSALGFVLTLAISYVAHHALRLSPVMAQAVAILIVTFVNFSMHRLWTYRASAQAAL; from the coding sequence ATGCTATCAAGCATTGATCCTCTACGAGAAGTAGATGACCAGGAAGTAGATGGCACGCAGGCGTTCTATCGCTTTTGCTACGAGCGCCTCGATGCGTATTCGCGGGGCCACGCGGCAGAGATTATGCGGCTGGCTTCCTTCTTGATTGTCGGTGGGTTGGGGACGCTGGTAAATCTGGCCTGTGTCTGGGTCTTTTCGCGCTACACGACCCTGCCCTATGATGGGTATATTGTGCTTGCTACCGAGATCGCGCTCCTTTGTAACTTTCTGCTGAATGATCGGTTCACGTTTCATGGGCTGGTTGATAATCAGCGCCCCTTCTGGCTGCGCTGCGTGCGTTTTCATGGCCCATCGGCCCTGGGGTTTGTGCTGACGCTGGCGATCTCTTATGTCGCCCATCACGCGCTGCGCCTGTCGCCGGTTATGGCGCAGGCCGTCGCTATTTTGATTGTGACGTTCGTCAATTTCTCGATGCACCGGCTCTGGACCTATCGCGCGTCGGCGCAGGCTGCGCTATAA